In one Amaranthus tricolor cultivar Red isolate AtriRed21 chromosome 8, ASM2621246v1, whole genome shotgun sequence genomic region, the following are encoded:
- the LOC130821814 gene encoding protein AE7-like 1 isoform X1 gives MTVGLCNANPIVHPRKQRVARTEHLAHSSSAVDPLDVYDHVRDIRDPEHPYSLEQLSVLSEDSITVDDNLGRILITFTPTIQHCSMATVIGLCLRVKLKHCFPPHYKIDIKVSPGSHANEESVNKQLNDKERIAAALENPNLRQLVDECLSSNEI, from the exons ATGACGGTGGGATTGTGCAACGCCAACCCGATTGTTCACCCCAGGAAACAAAGGGTCGCCCGTACTGAACACCTCGCTCATTCCTCCTCCGCCGTTGATCCCCTCGACGTCTATGat CATGTACGTGATATACGAGATCCGGAGCACCCCTATTCACTGGAGCAGCTCAGTGTTCTTTCTGAAGATTCTATTACCGTTGACGATAATCTTGGTCGTATTTT GATAACTTTCACCCCAACCATCCAACATTGTAGTATGGCTACTGTTATCGGTCTGTGCTTAAGAGTTAAATTAAAGCATTGTTTTCCGCCACATTATAAG ATCGACATCAAAGTATCTCCGGGCTCTCATGCGAATGAAGAATCAG TGAACAAGCAATTGAATGATAAAGAGAGAATTGCAGCGGCCTTAGAGAATCCAAACCTACGCCAGCTTGTGGATGAGTGCCTCTCTTCGAATGAAATTTGA
- the LOC130821814 gene encoding protein AE7-like 1 isoform X2 yields MTVGLCNANPIVHPRKQRVARTEHLAHSSSAVDPLDVYGDIRDPEHPYSLEQLSVLSEDSITVDDNLGRILITFTPTIQHCSMATVIGLCLRVKLKHCFPPHYKIDIKVSPGSHANEESVNKQLNDKERIAAALENPNLRQLVDECLSSNEI; encoded by the exons ATGACGGTGGGATTGTGCAACGCCAACCCGATTGTTCACCCCAGGAAACAAAGGGTCGCCCGTACTGAACACCTCGCTCATTCCTCCTCCGCCGTTGATCCCCTCGACGTCTATG GTGATATACGAGATCCGGAGCACCCCTATTCACTGGAGCAGCTCAGTGTTCTTTCTGAAGATTCTATTACCGTTGACGATAATCTTGGTCGTATTTT GATAACTTTCACCCCAACCATCCAACATTGTAGTATGGCTACTGTTATCGGTCTGTGCTTAAGAGTTAAATTAAAGCATTGTTTTCCGCCACATTATAAG ATCGACATCAAAGTATCTCCGGGCTCTCATGCGAATGAAGAATCAG TGAACAAGCAATTGAATGATAAAGAGAGAATTGCAGCGGCCTTAGAGAATCCAAACCTACGCCAGCTTGTGGATGAGTGCCTCTCTTCGAATGAAATTTGA